The following proteins are encoded in a genomic region of Glycine soja cultivar W05 chromosome 17, ASM419377v2, whole genome shotgun sequence:
- the LOC114391624 gene encoding protein MAIN-LIKE 1-like has product MICRSWLGPERRPTASARRQQEAAPIDEDAPETSEDVLAPSAEAVDGGEGSTVDDAQGFPGGPRDPSVLTSFADHVSLSIWNEEERPELKLASHRRKVEKFGRPTPEIEGLVATTGLTPLIPFSVDTSDRGVISTFAKRWHKETSSFHRPVGKLTITLDDVASLLHLPQL; this is encoded by the exons ATGATTTGCAGATCTTGGTTAGGACCAGAG CGAAGGCCTACTGCATCCGCACGTAGGCAACAAGAAGCTGCTCCTATTGATGAGGATGCTCCTGAGACGAGTGAGGACGTACTTGCACCTAGTGCAGAAGCTGTTGATGGTGGTGAGGGATCTACTGTTGATGATGCTCAGGGATTCCCAGGTGGACCACGTGACCCATCAGTGCTGACTTCATTTGCTGACCATGTTTCACTTAGCATATGGAATGAAgag gaacGCCCTGAATTGAAGTTAGCCTCCCACAGAAGGAAAGTTGAGAAATTTGGGAGGCCAACTCCAGAAATTGAAGGGCTAGTCGCTACCACAGGATTAACTCCTTTGATCCCTTTTTCAGTAGACACCAGCGATCGGGGAGTTATATCCACTTTTGCTAAGAGGTGGCACAAGGAAACTAGCAGTTTCCATCGTCCAGTAGGAAAGCTGACCATCACGCTGGATGATGTGGCATCACTGCTTCATCTTCCACAGCTTTGA